TCAAGAAGCTGAAGATGCGCTTTGCTCAAATGCTTAAAGGTTAACCCCATTAGTCTGTACATCAACAAGTCAAACTGGACATTAATGTGACCGAGTCCAACCTCAGCCAATTTGTATCAGGCCCTAACAGTGTCTCGATCAATATACCTGTTAAAAACGGGCTTCCACATTTCAAAGACGTTTGTGAAATGCTCGCTGTTCAGGACTATGATGGCCCGTTCGAAGTGATTTGCGTCGACAGTGGGTCGACCGATGGGTCAGACAGCTTAGCAGAAGCCCAAGGATTCCGCGTTGTCAGGATCGATGGCAAGGATTTCGGGCACGGCAAGACACGGAATTACAGTGCCAGCCTGAGCAAAGCGGACTACCTCGTCTTTATCACCCATGACGCAATTCCTAACGACGCGCGATGGTTGTCCGAGTTGATTGCCCCAATGCGCGAAGATACCCGGATCGCAGGTGTGTTTTCGCGTCACATTGCCCACGGCGATGCAGACCCTTTCGTAGAGTGGGAACTGGAGCAGCATTTCAAAGGTCTTGCTGATTTTCCCGTGGTCGAAATCACGAACCGTACAGAATATGATGCCAACCAAGGGTTGCGGCAAATATTTCATTTTTATTCAGATAATGCGTCCGCGATGCCGCGCCGGATCTGGGAGCAGCATCCATACCCAGATGTTCAGTTCGCTGAAGATCAGATCTGGGCGAAAGAGATCGTCGAAGCCGGGTATCGCAAGGCCTTCGCCTTCGATTCTGTGGTGCGCCATTCACACAGCTTTGGCCCTTTTGAAACCCTGCAACGAAGTTTTGATGAATCCCGCGCATTTAGAAAGTTGTTCGGCTATCGACTCAGTGGTTCGCCTGCGCATGTTTTAAAAAGCGCGGCCTATCTGATGAAGCGTGACATTGGCCTTGCACTGCGAAACGGGTGGTGGAGAACCCACCCTAGTAAAACTTGCTCGCGGTTGTTTGAAGCAATCACTCGTCCACTTGGGCACTATTTGGGTGCGCGGGATCGTTTGCCGGACTTCATGACACGACACCTGTCGCGCGACGACTGGATAAGGA
This DNA window, taken from Aliiroseovarius sp. F47248L, encodes the following:
- a CDS encoding glycosyltransferase family 2 protein: MTESNLSQFVSGPNSVSINIPVKNGLPHFKDVCEMLAVQDYDGPFEVICVDSGSTDGSDSLAEAQGFRVVRIDGKDFGHGKTRNYSASLSKADYLVFITHDAIPNDARWLSELIAPMREDTRIAGVFSRHIAHGDADPFVEWELEQHFKGLADFPVVEITNRTEYDANQGLRQIFHFYSDNASAMPRRIWEQHPYPDVQFAEDQIWAKEIVEAGYRKAFAFDSVVRHSHSFGPFETLQRSFDESRAFRKLFGYRLSGSPAHVLKSAAYLMKRDIGLALRNGWWRTHPSKTCSRLFEAITRPLGHYLGARDRLPDFMTRHLSRDDWIRSL